The Strigops habroptila isolate Jane chromosome 13 unlocalized genomic scaffold, bStrHab1.2.pri S16, whole genome shotgun sequence genome window below encodes:
- the PIGW gene encoding phosphatidylinositol-glycan biosynthesis class W protein: protein MSQKHLKEAFISDLNGTSLLEISVGLSLAPLCLLSRGLLLILYCQHYGKPLSSRTYSLLLDFLVLVSPLLFSCTVLSPIIFFIPIIIAAFCAGIFSKIYSQRKHEPRVAFRQIVKGFQKTSLDPEYIPAITIFRVYINVLTSISILAVDFPQYPRRYAKTETYGTGIMDFGVGAFIFGNALVCPEVRQKSYVTQPKFSGVAKQFSSIWPLIFLGIGRLLSVKSIDYHEHTSEYGVHWNFFFTLAFVRLAASLLLSIFPKNNSWIVAVNLAVLYQLILNTTSLKMFILHGSNGRDTRVGFLNANREGLLSLFGYLAIYMASVQVGLWLLKCRSSVRGWAEAVGLLLLTVLVLFLFLHVSQAYVEPVSRRLANLSYCIWVVAHCLTFFICFVVTDLALVFTKLLVKGSSVPCSWDVVQPPSTSKKHELEAVPVRREGKHMCLISAINKNQLLFFLLANVMTGAVNILIDTIHSKTAFTLSILHLYMFFNCLVMYLMHAKNIVFKFW, encoded by the coding sequence atgtcCCAAAAGCATCTGAAAGAAGCCTTTATCAGTGACTTAAATGGAACCAGCTTGCTGGAAATTTCAGTAGGTTTGTCTCTAGCTCCACTCTGCCTGCTCAGCAGAGGACTCCTCTTGATTTTGTATTGCCAGCACTATGGGAAACCTCTAAGTTCCAGGACATACAGCCTGCTGCTGGACTTCCTTGTGCTGGTATCTCCTCTCCTGTTCTCCTGTACAGTCTTGTCTCCAATCATCTTTTTCATACCAATTATCATTGCAGCCTTCTGTGCtggaatattttccaaaatatacAGCCAAAGAAAGCATGAGCCCAGGGTAGCTTTTAGGCAAATTGTGAAAGGCTTCCAGAAGACGTCCTTGGATCCAGAATATATTCCAGCAATAACCATCTTCCGTGTTTATATCAACGTGTTGACATCAATCAGCATTTTAGCAGTGGATTTCCCCCAGTATCCGCGGCGATACGCCAAAACTGAGACCTATGGAACAGGAATTATGGATTTTGGGGTtggagcttttatttttggGAATGCTCTTGTTTGTCCTGAAGTTAGACAAAAGTCTTATGTCACACAACCAAAATTTTCTGGTGTGGCTAAGCAGTTCTCTTCCATTTGGCCACTGATTTTCCTTGGCATTGGGCGACTGCTCAGTGTTAAATCTATAGACTACCATGAACATACTTCAGAGTATGGAGTGCACTggaattttttctttaccttgGCATTTGTGAGGCTTGCAGCATCTCTACTTTTATCTATATTCCCAAAAAATAACTCTTGGATTGTTGCTGTAAATCTCGCTGTGCTTTATCAGCTTATTCTTAACACTACCTCTCTGAAGATGTTCATCTTGCACGGCAGCAATGGCAGAGACACGAGGGTCGGCTTTTTAAATGCCAACAGGGAAGGGCTGCTCTCTCTTTTTGGGTATTTAGCCATATACATGGCGAGTGTCCAGGTGGGACTATGGCTGCTGAAGTGCAGGAGCTCAGTGAGAGGCTGGGCTGAGGCAGTGGGTCTCTTACTGCTCACAGTTCTTGtgctcttcctctttcttcatgTCTCGCAAGCATACGTGGAGCCCGTGTCCCGCCGGCTGGCCAATCTGTCCTACTGCATATGGGTGGTTGCTCACTGCCTGACGTTCTTTATCTGCTTTGTGGTGACTGATCTTGCGTTGGTGTTCACGAAGCTGCTTGTGAAGGGGTCCAGCGTGCCCTGTAGCTGGGATGTTGTACAGCCCCCCAGTACCAGTAAAAAGCATGAACTGGAGGCTGTGCCTGTCAGAAGGGAAGGCAAGCACATGTGCCTGATTAGTGCTATCAATAAAAATCAGttactgtttttcttgctaGCAAATGTTATGACTGGTGCTGTGAATATACTGATAGATACAATCCACAGCAAGACTGCGTTTACATTAAGTATACTACACCTGTATATGTTTTTTAACTGTTTAGTTATGTATCTAATGCATGCC